The genomic window TCCGGCGCCACTTGGTGTAACGACCCGGCGCGAAGGGTAATATCTCTTCGCGACAATCAAGCAAAGAACCGTGCATCGCTTCCGCCGAAAGGCACACGACCTGGCGTCTTGTCACAAAGGGTCACGCAAGCGCTCTGGCAGTTTCAGAAGAACGAAAGGTCATCATCATGGATATCATCCGTGAACTGGAAGCCGAGCAGGCAGCCAAGATCGAAGCGACACGCAAGCTTCCCGAATTCTCCCCCGGCGACACGGTCCGCGTCATGGTGCGCGTGACGGAAGGTACGCGTACCCGCGTGCAGGCCTATGAAGGCGTCGTCATCGCTCGCTCCGGCGGCGGCATCCATGAGAACTTCACAGTTCGCAAGATTTCTTACGGCGAAGGCGTCGAGCGCGTATTCCCGGTCTATTCGCCGCTGGTCGAAGCCGTTGAAGTCGTGCGCCGCGGCAAGGTCCGTCGCGCCAAGCTCTATTACCTGCGCGATCGTCGCGGCAAGTCGGCCCGTATTGTCGAGAACACCGGCACGCGCGCCCGCAAGCTGAACGACGCCGAGCGCCAGTCCGCTGCCGACGAAAAGGCACGTCTGGAAGCTGAAAAGGTTGCTGCAGCCGAGGCTCTGGCCAAGGAAAAGGCCGCTGAAGACGCAGCGAAGAACGACGCACCGGCTGCTGCCGAATAAGCGTTCGTTCGAAACAATCGGATTTCGAAAATGGCGGCCATTGGTCGCCATTTTCATTTGGACGTCGCAGCGCGCATGGCAGTTGCTTGCTTCGTTGCTGGCCGCAGCTAGGATGGGCCAGCCGATCGCCTCAGGAGCCCGACCATGATCCGTTCCACACTGCTTGGCAGCCTCGCCGCCATCGCCGCCGTCCTGGCTTTGCCCGATGATGCCGAGGCGCAGGAGCTTCCCGATCTCGGCGGCCGGTCGATCGTGGTCGTTACCGAAAACGCCTATCCGCCGCTGCAGTTCGTCGACCCGATGTCGGGCGATGCGATCGGTTGGGAATATGACGCCGTCGCCGAGATCGCCGCGCGGCTGAACCTGACGGTGACATACCAGAACACCAGCTGGGACGCGATGATCCAGGCAGTGGCGGACGGCCAGTACGACATGGGCATGACCGGGATCACGATCACCGAGGAACGCGCCCAGCTCGTCGATTTTTCCGACCCCTACATGCGCTCGGAAATGTTCATGCTGGTGCGGGCCGATGAAGACCGCTTCACGGATGCTGCGAGTTTCGCCGCTTTCGAAGACGGGCTCGTCGGCGCTCAGTCCGGGACGACGCCGTTTTACGTGGCGGTCTATGACGTTCTCGACGGCAATGAGCAGAACCCGCGCATCCGGCTGTTCGAGACGTTCGGTGCGTCCGTGCAGGCGCTGAACACCGGCGACGTCGATCTCGTTCTCACCGATGGAACGGCTGGCCGCGGCTATGTGAATGCCTCCAACGGCGCGCTGAAGCTGATCGGCGATCCGCTCGGCACCGAGGATTTCGGCTTCATCTTCCCGAAAGGCTCCGACCTCGTCGCGCCGATCAACGCGGCGATCGCGTCCATGCGGGCTGACGGCACGCTGGAGACGCTCACGACGAAGTGGTTCCTCGACTACGAACTGGGCAACTGACACTTGCCGCATCGTTGGAGTAACGGCCCGAGCGACGGGCAGGGCGCTGCCTGATGGCCCATGGCGAAGCGCCGGCGGGCGACAAGGATTTTCCGTACTGGCTGGTTGCAGCAGGTGCGCTCGCCATCGCCATTGCGGTGCTGATCGCGTCGAACGATCTCTACTCGCAAGTTCTGACGATCGTCTCGCGCGGGCTCTGGATCACCATCTTCGTGACGATCGTGGCGTTTGCGCTGGCGACGCTGCTCGGGCTCGGGCTTGCGCTCATGGCGCTGTCCGGATCGGTCGCGCTGCGCCAGATCTCGCGGTTTTACGTCGAGATCATCCGGGGCGTGCCGGTTCTGGTGCTGTTGTTCTACATCGCCTTCGTGGGCGCGCCGGCTTTCGTCGTTGCGTGGAATGCCGTGACGACACCGCTCAGGGAAGCCGGGCTTGTCGGTGAACTGCTGGTGCGGGACGTGTCGCTGCTCTGGCGCGCGATCATAGCGTTGACGATTGGCTATTCGGCCTTCATCGCGGAAGTGTTTCGGGCCGGCATCCAATCGGTCGATCCTGGCCAGGTGGAGGCGGCAAAGGCACTCGGGCTCGGCCGCTGGCACCGGTTCAGGCTGGTTATCCTGCCGCAGGCGATCCGCACCATCCTGCCACCGCTCGGCAACGACTTCGTCGCGATGGTCAAGGATTCCTCCCTCGTTTCGGTGCTCGGCGTCGCCGATCTCACGCAGATGGGCAAGGTCTACGCCTCGGGTTCGTTTCGCTTCTTCGAGACCTATTCCATCGTTGCCTATCTCTATCTTTTGCTGACGGTCGGCCTTTCGATCGCTCTGAGGGCGCTGGAGCGGCGGTTGCGCCGCTCGACGGGCCAGCCGGACGATCG from Georhizobium profundi includes these protein-coding regions:
- the rplS gene encoding 50S ribosomal protein L19 → MDIIRELEAEQAAKIEATRKLPEFSPGDTVRVMVRVTEGTRTRVQAYEGVVIARSGGGIHENFTVRKISYGEGVERVFPVYSPLVEAVEVVRRGKVRRAKLYYLRDRRGKSARIVENTGTRARKLNDAERQSAADEKARLEAEKVAAAEALAKEKAAEDAAKNDAPAAAE
- a CDS encoding amino acid ABC transporter permease; translation: MAHGEAPAGDKDFPYWLVAAGALAIAIAVLIASNDLYSQVLTIVSRGLWITIFVTIVAFALATLLGLGLALMALSGSVALRQISRFYVEIIRGVPVLVLLFYIAFVGAPAFVVAWNAVTTPLREAGLVGELLVRDVSLLWRAIIALTIGYSAFIAEVFRAGIQSVDPGQVEAAKALGLGRWHRFRLVILPQAIRTILPPLGNDFVAMVKDSSLVSVLGVADLTQMGKVYASGSFRFFETYSIVAYLYLLLTVGLSIALRALERRLRRSTGQPDDRRGGWRSKPH
- a CDS encoding transporter substrate-binding domain-containing protein; translation: MIRSTLLGSLAAIAAVLALPDDAEAQELPDLGGRSIVVVTENAYPPLQFVDPMSGDAIGWEYDAVAEIAARLNLTVTYQNTSWDAMIQAVADGQYDMGMTGITITEERAQLVDFSDPYMRSEMFMLVRADEDRFTDAASFAAFEDGLVGAQSGTTPFYVAVYDVLDGNEQNPRIRLFETFGASVQALNTGDVDLVLTDGTAGRGYVNASNGALKLIGDPLGTEDFGFIFPKGSDLVAPINAAIASMRADGTLETLTTKWFLDYELGN